One part of the Mariniblastus fucicola genome encodes these proteins:
- a CDS encoding M1 family metallopeptidase, which produces MSAQELERGVSLALATHRAETISNVEYDLKFTLGRSGPIPASVTVRFDLSDASRSVVLDFNSPNATDIRSELTIDNGHVIMPVETLAVGRNEVTIPFVAGDQSLNRNDDFLYTLLVPDRASTVFPCFDQPDLKAKFKLELELPDGWTACANGAIESQTGNTISFRQTKPISTYLFAFAAGEFQSVTRTISGRPVTMYHRESDQEKFERNVDAIFTMHEIALDWMEDYTQIEYPFEKFDFVVIPSFQYGGMEHIGSIFYNADQMFLDETATKKQKLRRASLIAHETAHMWFGNLVTMKWFDDVWLKEVFANFMAAKIVHPSFTDINHDLGFMIRHHPSAYSEDRTGGTYPIQQKLGNLRNAGTLYGRIIYEKAPIVMRQLEAMIGQKEMRNGLREYLNKFRYDNAVWDDLIEILDRDSELDLKQWSDSWVKESGTPELASEAGEDANRRFLTIRQTKKTPQDGFWAQQVDVKVLKDGEVVFETRAMIEGESTEISLPESAGDYDFFLVNGSELGYGYFRLDAKSKSWLLQNIHTISDEVTRGAAWITLYESLIRGIETQEISPVEYMTALLSGIKNESEPLNRQNILSQTQTVFWKLLSSEQRVQFAPSLESALWTLIDNEDAEKDARSAWYKSLVGVATTGHTVDRLYDIWKNESDVAGIPLSESDYMTLAYELAIRMPQKSDEILATQLERLENEDRKKRFAFVMPALSPDVAKRDAFFETLKDVANRRPERWALEALDYLHHPLRAAESEKYILPSLELLEEIQTTGDIFFPKRWLVSTLGGHQSKSSAAIVQKFLADRPDYSVRLKRKILQAADLLLRLRQSQKNPANRNARGVFDG; this is translated from the coding sequence ATGAGCGCTCAAGAACTCGAACGTGGCGTTTCGCTCGCCCTCGCAACTCATCGAGCCGAGACGATTTCGAACGTTGAATACGACCTGAAGTTTACGCTTGGTAGATCTGGACCAATCCCGGCCTCGGTCACTGTTCGCTTCGATCTGTCGGACGCAAGCCGGAGCGTTGTGCTGGATTTTAATTCCCCAAACGCAACAGACATTCGTTCAGAGCTTACGATCGACAATGGCCATGTCATCATGCCAGTTGAGACGCTGGCGGTCGGCCGAAACGAAGTCACGATCCCGTTTGTCGCCGGTGACCAATCGCTCAACCGCAACGATGACTTTCTCTATACGCTACTGGTTCCCGATCGGGCTTCGACGGTCTTTCCCTGCTTCGACCAGCCAGACTTGAAAGCAAAATTTAAACTCGAACTGGAATTGCCTGACGGCTGGACGGCTTGTGCCAACGGCGCTATAGAAAGCCAAACCGGTAACACGATTTCGTTCCGCCAAACGAAACCAATCAGCACTTACCTGTTCGCTTTTGCTGCGGGCGAATTCCAGTCTGTCACGCGCACGATCAGCGGCCGGCCCGTGACGATGTACCATCGCGAATCGGATCAGGAAAAATTCGAACGCAACGTTGACGCGATTTTTACGATGCACGAAATCGCACTCGACTGGATGGAAGACTACACACAGATCGAATATCCATTCGAGAAATTTGACTTCGTGGTGATCCCCTCGTTTCAATATGGCGGCATGGAGCACATTGGCAGCATCTTTTACAACGCCGACCAAATGTTTCTGGACGAAACGGCGACGAAGAAGCAGAAGCTTCGCCGTGCCAGCTTGATCGCTCACGAAACGGCTCACATGTGGTTCGGAAACCTTGTCACGATGAAATGGTTCGACGACGTATGGCTGAAAGAAGTCTTCGCCAACTTCATGGCCGCCAAGATCGTGCATCCCAGTTTCACCGACATCAACCACGACCTTGGTTTCATGATTCGGCACCACCCGAGTGCCTACAGCGAAGATCGCACCGGCGGAACGTATCCGATTCAGCAAAAACTTGGCAACCTCCGCAACGCCGGGACGCTCTACGGACGCATCATTTACGAGAAAGCCCCGATTGTGATGCGACAACTTGAAGCCATGATCGGCCAGAAAGAAATGCGAAACGGATTGCGGGAATACCTCAACAAATTCCGCTACGACAACGCGGTTTGGGATGACCTGATTGAGATTCTGGATCGCGATTCCGAACTCGATTTAAAGCAATGGAGCGATTCGTGGGTCAAGGAATCTGGCACGCCCGAGCTGGCGAGCGAGGCCGGCGAAGATGCCAACCGCCGCTTCCTTACGATTCGTCAAACGAAGAAGACACCGCAAGACGGATTTTGGGCTCAGCAAGTCGACGTCAAGGTCCTCAAAGATGGAGAAGTGGTTTTCGAAACGCGAGCCATGATCGAGGGTGAGTCGACAGAGATTTCACTTCCAGAATCCGCCGGCGACTATGACTTTTTTCTGGTCAATGGATCGGAGTTGGGCTACGGCTACTTTCGACTCGACGCGAAAAGCAAATCCTGGCTGTTGCAGAACATTCACACCATCTCCGATGAGGTCACTCGCGGCGCGGCCTGGATCACGCTTTACGAATCACTGATTCGCGGGATCGAAACGCAAGAGATTTCGCCTGTCGAATACATGACCGCTTTGCTGTCAGGAATCAAGAATGAATCGGAACCGCTGAATCGCCAAAATATCCTCTCGCAAACGCAAACCGTTTTCTGGAAGCTGCTCTCATCGGAACAGCGGGTTCAGTTTGCGCCGTCGCTGGAATCGGCGCTGTGGACCTTGATCGATAACGAAGATGCCGAAAAGGACGCTCGTTCGGCGTGGTACAAATCACTGGTTGGCGTCGCAACGACGGGCCATACGGTGGATCGGCTGTACGATATTTGGAAGAACGAATCCGATGTCGCCGGCATCCCACTTTCCGAATCCGACTATATGACGCTGGCTTACGAGTTGGCGATTCGAATGCCGCAAAAGTCGGATGAAATTTTGGCGACGCAGTTGGAGCGGTTGGAAAACGAAGATCGCAAGAAGCGTTTTGCGTTCGTGATGCCTGCTCTTTCCCCCGACGTGGCGAAACGGGATGCATTTTTCGAAACGTTGAAAGACGTTGCCAACCGACGTCCGGAACGGTGGGCTTTGGAGGCACTCGATTACTTGCATCATCCGCTGCGTGCCGCCGAATCAGAAAAGTACATTTTGCCCAGCCTTGAATTGTTGGAAGAGATCCAAACCACGGGCGATATTTTCTTTCCAAAGCGATGGCTGGTCAGCACGCTCGGCGGTCATCAGTCAAAGTCCTCCGCAGCCATCGTGCAAAAGTTTCTGGCAGATCGGCCTGATTATTCCGTGCGGTTAAAACGGAAAATTTTGCAGGCTGCGGACTTGTTGCTAAGACTGCGACAGTCACAAAAAAATCCCGCGAACAGGAATGCTCGCGGGGTTTTCGACGGATAG
- a CDS encoding SLC13 family permease produces MKRDLHIFIGPAVATALFCILFLCQLGWPVSITAAVTCLVAWWWVTEPISIPATSLIPLSIFPLLGIIDAKDAALAYGSPLVQLMFGGFLLSAAMEHSGAHRRIALMMVNLCGASSGRRLVLGFMAASAVLSMWISNAATTLMLLPIVMAVVDQSSNSRFQKALLFGVAYAASIGGIATPIGTPPNLVFMEVYKLQTGEQFTFLGWMLFALPIAAMMLPIAWLWLTRSIKSEVSVVLPEVGQWRSEEIRVLSIFAVTALLWVTRQQPFGGWSELTGLTGANDAAIALLGAGVMFVFPSGKKAEDGGALRLLDWETARTIPWGILILFAGGICIAKAFGSSGLSALLGSSFEGLGSVPVLILVLLICFSVTFLTELTSNTATATLLMPILAAVALSNEIDPRVLMIPATISASFAFMLPVATPPNAIVFGSERISVNEMVREGLMLNLIGVAIVSVYCYSVL; encoded by the coding sequence ATGAAACGCGACCTACACATTTTCATTGGCCCCGCAGTCGCGACGGCTCTATTTTGCATCCTCTTTCTGTGTCAATTGGGTTGGCCAGTTTCCATCACCGCTGCGGTGACGTGTTTGGTTGCCTGGTGGTGGGTCACCGAGCCGATTTCGATTCCGGCGACTTCGCTGATTCCGCTGTCAATATTTCCGCTGCTGGGAATTATTGACGCCAAAGACGCCGCCTTGGCTTACGGCAGCCCGTTGGTGCAACTGATGTTCGGTGGCTTTCTGTTGTCGGCTGCCATGGAGCACAGTGGCGCCCATCGCAGAATTGCGTTGATGATGGTCAACCTGTGCGGAGCTTCCAGCGGCAGGCGGTTGGTGTTGGGCTTCATGGCTGCATCGGCGGTGCTGAGCATGTGGATCTCCAATGCGGCAACGACGTTGATGCTGCTGCCGATCGTGATGGCGGTCGTCGACCAGAGCTCCAATTCCCGATTTCAGAAAGCGTTGTTGTTCGGAGTCGCCTACGCGGCCAGCATCGGAGGCATCGCGACGCCAATCGGGACTCCGCCCAACCTCGTGTTCATGGAAGTCTACAAGTTACAGACCGGAGAGCAGTTTACTTTTTTGGGTTGGATGCTGTTTGCCCTGCCGATCGCGGCAATGATGCTTCCGATCGCATGGTTGTGGTTAACTCGATCGATCAAGTCCGAGGTTTCGGTCGTGCTGCCCGAAGTTGGCCAGTGGCGCAGTGAAGAGATTCGCGTGCTGAGCATTTTCGCGGTTACGGCGTTGCTTTGGGTAACCCGGCAGCAACCATTCGGTGGCTGGAGCGAACTGACGGGGCTGACTGGCGCCAACGATGCGGCGATCGCTTTGCTGGGGGCGGGAGTAATGTTCGTCTTTCCGTCCGGTAAAAAAGCTGAAGACGGTGGCGCGTTGCGTTTGCTGGATTGGGAAACGGCGAGAACGATTCCATGGGGAATTTTGATCCTTTTCGCAGGCGGAATTTGCATCGCCAAAGCCTTCGGGTCGTCGGGATTGAGTGCACTTTTGGGATCCTCGTTTGAAGGTCTTGGCAGCGTTCCGGTTTTGATACTGGTGCTGCTGATCTGTTTCTCAGTCACCTTTTTGACTGAGCTGACGAGCAACACGGCGACGGCAACGTTGCTGATGCCGATCCTCGCGGCGGTCGCGTTGTCGAATGAGATTGATCCGCGCGTCTTGATGATCCCGGCGACGATTAGTGCGAGTTTTGCGTTTATGCTGCCCGTTGCCACGCCGCCAAATGCGATCGTGTTCGGATCGGAAAGAATCTCGGTCAATGAAATGGTGCGTGAAGGTTTGATGCTAAATTTAATTGGCGTGGCGATCGTTTCCGTCTATTGCTACAGCGTTCTGTAG
- the serC gene encoding 3-phosphoserine/phosphohydroxythreonine transaminase produces the protein MTTTVSRVYNFSAGPAVLPVPVLEQIRDEMLSLPGVGSSVLEISHRSKDFDKVIEDADARIRRVMNIPDDYEVLFLQGGGALQNVMIPANLITDSSQTADYIQTGSWGKKSAGEVRHYGNLNVAFDAADSNYNRIPQQSELSLTSDAAYVHLTSNETIQGVQFAQLPETGDVPIVADMSSDILCRPVDVSKYGLFYACAQKNAGVAGVTVVVVRKDLVERSGDLPSYLSYAKHSAGGSRFNTPPSFGIYVTGLVCKWLEEEIGGLEAMEKQNVAKSKMIYDIIDSSEGFYTGHAADVADRSIMNVVFKLPTPEQDADFVAKAADAGMTTLKGHRSVGGIRASLYNAMPVEGVEALASFMKDYAAKA, from the coding sequence ATGACCACCACCGTTTCACGCGTTTACAATTTTTCAGCAGGCCCCGCGGTTCTGCCGGTTCCCGTCCTCGAACAGATTCGCGACGAGATGCTTTCGCTGCCCGGCGTTGGCAGTAGCGTGCTCGAAATCAGCCATCGCAGCAAAGACTTCGACAAAGTCATCGAAGACGCGGACGCTCGCATTCGACGCGTGATGAATATTCCGGACGACTACGAAGTGCTGTTCCTGCAAGGCGGCGGTGCACTGCAAAACGTCATGATCCCCGCGAACCTGATCACTGACTCCAGCCAAACCGCGGACTACATTCAAACCGGTTCGTGGGGCAAGAAAAGTGCTGGAGAAGTTCGGCACTATGGGAACCTGAACGTGGCCTTTGATGCCGCGGACTCAAACTACAACCGAATCCCGCAGCAGTCTGAACTTTCGCTGACATCGGACGCGGCCTATGTGCATCTGACTTCCAACGAAACGATTCAGGGAGTTCAGTTTGCACAGTTGCCTGAAACAGGCGACGTGCCGATCGTCGCCGACATGTCATCTGACATTCTTTGTCGCCCTGTCGACGTTTCAAAGTACGGGTTGTTCTACGCTTGTGCTCAAAAGAACGCTGGCGTGGCGGGAGTCACGGTCGTCGTCGTTCGCAAAGATCTGGTCGAACGCAGCGGCGACTTGCCGAGCTATCTCAGCTACGCAAAACATTCTGCGGGCGGTTCGCGATTCAACACACCACCGTCATTCGGAATCTATGTTACCGGCCTGGTTTGCAAGTGGCTGGAGGAAGAGATTGGCGGACTTGAGGCGATGGAGAAGCAGAATGTTGCCAAGTCGAAAATGATCTACGACATTATCGACTCAAGCGAAGGATTCTACACAGGCCATGCGGCCGACGTTGCCGATCGTTCGATCATGAATGTTGTCTTCAAGCTGCCGACGCCAGAGCAAGACGCGGACTTTGTCGCCAAAGCGGCTGACGCGGGAATGACGACGCTTAAAGGACATCGCAGCGTCGGCGGGATTCGTGCTTCGTTGTACAATGCGATGCCTGTCGAAGGCGTGGAAGCTCTTGCGAGTTTCATGAAAGATTACGCGGCCAAAGCGTAG
- the thpR gene encoding RNA 2',3'-cyclic phosphodiesterase, with the protein MAKIRTFIAVYASQKINSNVARLIERFGAFSREVNWIPEDNLHLTLNFVGEINDREVPEFCSDAAEFISQFEPFDLVLGGLDGFPSLENPKTIWIGAEEGGDEMALISREITKFLRDWSLGKSRFEFAPHMTIGRVKKGTNFPPELATLLHRHRNHDAGSCHIDRVKICSSTFEGGRPQYASMATIELEG; encoded by the coding sequence ATGGCCAAAATCCGGACTTTTATTGCCGTCTACGCTTCACAAAAAATCAACAGCAACGTCGCCCGACTGATTGAGCGGTTCGGTGCGTTTTCTCGAGAGGTGAACTGGATCCCGGAAGACAATCTGCACCTGACGTTGAATTTTGTCGGTGAGATTAACGATCGTGAGGTTCCAGAGTTCTGTTCGGACGCTGCGGAATTTATCTCGCAGTTCGAACCGTTTGATTTGGTGCTTGGCGGACTGGACGGTTTTCCTTCTTTGGAAAATCCAAAAACGATCTGGATTGGCGCTGAAGAAGGCGGTGATGAGATGGCTTTGATTTCGCGTGAGATCACCAAGTTTCTTCGTGACTGGAGTCTGGGGAAGTCACGTTTTGAATTCGCGCCGCATATGACGATCGGACGTGTCAAAAAAGGCACGAACTTTCCGCCGGAGTTGGCGACGCTGTTGCATCGACATCGAAATCACGACGCAGGCTCGTGTCATATCGATCGCGTGAAAATCTGTTCAAGCACGTTCGAAGGCGGTAGACCGCAGTACGCTTCGATGGCCACGATTGAACTGGAAGGGTAA
- a CDS encoding aminotransferase class V-fold PLP-dependent enzyme: MIVRTSSEIYLDANATTQVLPQAAKAARDVMEELYGNPSSSHSSGLRARNILESTRQLARKILGAETGQIVFTSGATEAIQMAVLSALCNAREQQSQGKRPAENRILMYGATEHKAVPQAIRHWKQLLNVNAEVVEIPVDKNGMLDLDFIEQNASRADLICTMAVNNETGVVCDLEEVESRIRGANSEVAWLVDCVQAIGKTELDFSKTTIDYATASGHKIFAPKGIGLLYARESAALVPLMAGGGQEQGARGGTENLPGVAAIGAVLQLLADSPSRSFADESVLRSYRQRLVDALKSAFPTIVFNAPFEHSVPCTINFAVKGFPSKELLDLFDAAGVRVSSGSACGSAAVNSYVLDAMGVEPWQSRGAIRMSFGAVATDSQITAACERIAQVGQALCDSCLVVATDADALASQNLNGLIQLKSGSNCSWLLMDSASRRCVVIDPFEEMAERIEALVRCQKSKVVAVLDTHAHVDHESCRKELLGALSQFAADSAATDDLLGWPQNADGECLLGDGTTAQWMRLSDELVIAKTDLPGHTMIGVAYFVGTLDGERLPAANIKFAFTGDMILMGGIGRTDFPCSSADRMHESLQRLPMLIGNQTLICPTHDYHNEFATTLDAEIAENDFLRSIVDPVSPMSLTDFKDAKPGIDAGIADESNSELVCGLIRRDNDSSNSLLLDQAGLRTILESDSEALIIDVREPHEFAFEQSWSELGFREVPRNVPLTRLSDFLPELMKTVGNSDQKVLFLCRSGKRSGKAAEVARRLGVANALSIVGGLALNTMHCSSSAKPDMEYMI, encoded by the coding sequence ATGATCGTTCGAACCAGTTCAGAAATTTATCTCGACGCCAACGCGACGACGCAAGTCCTTCCGCAAGCAGCCAAAGCGGCGCGCGACGTGATGGAAGAACTCTACGGGAACCCCAGCAGTTCCCATAGCTCGGGACTGCGGGCTCGTAACATTCTCGAATCGACGCGGCAACTCGCTCGCAAAATTCTTGGCGCCGAAACGGGCCAGATTGTTTTCACCAGTGGCGCCACCGAGGCGATTCAGATGGCGGTGCTGTCGGCGCTCTGCAACGCTCGGGAGCAGCAGAGTCAGGGGAAACGACCGGCCGAGAATCGAATCCTGATGTATGGTGCGACGGAACACAAAGCCGTGCCGCAAGCGATTCGACACTGGAAACAGTTGCTGAACGTAAACGCGGAAGTCGTCGAAATTCCGGTCGACAAAAATGGGATGCTGGACCTGGACTTCATCGAGCAAAACGCGTCGCGCGCTGACTTGATTTGCACGATGGCAGTCAACAACGAAACGGGTGTGGTTTGCGATCTGGAGGAAGTTGAATCGCGAATTCGCGGTGCCAATTCGGAAGTCGCCTGGCTGGTGGATTGCGTTCAGGCGATCGGGAAAACGGAGCTGGATTTCTCAAAGACGACGATCGACTACGCCACGGCCAGCGGACACAAGATCTTTGCACCCAAAGGCATCGGTTTATTGTACGCACGCGAGTCCGCTGCTCTGGTTCCGTTGATGGCTGGCGGAGGTCAGGAACAGGGCGCCCGTGGCGGTACCGAAAACTTGCCGGGGGTCGCGGCGATTGGCGCCGTGTTGCAGTTGCTGGCGGATTCGCCGTCGCGATCCTTCGCTGATGAAAGCGTACTGCGAAGCTATCGCCAGCGATTGGTGGACGCGCTCAAAAGTGCGTTTCCGACGATCGTTTTCAATGCTCCGTTTGAGCATTCCGTGCCCTGCACGATCAACTTTGCCGTCAAAGGCTTTCCCAGCAAAGAATTGTTGGACCTGTTTGATGCGGCCGGCGTGCGCGTCAGTTCCGGATCGGCTTGCGGGTCCGCGGCCGTCAATTCCTATGTGCTCGACGCGATGGGAGTTGAGCCCTGGCAGTCTCGCGGTGCGATTCGGATGTCGTTCGGGGCCGTGGCAACCGACAGTCAAATCACTGCGGCCTGTGAGCGGATCGCACAAGTCGGACAAGCACTCTGTGATTCCTGTTTGGTTGTCGCCACCGATGCGGATGCCCTTGCCAGTCAGAATCTGAACGGACTGATTCAGCTTAAAAGCGGTTCGAACTGTTCGTGGTTGTTGATGGATTCGGCATCACGTCGTTGTGTCGTGATTGATCCGTTTGAAGAGATGGCGGAGCGAATTGAGGCATTGGTGCGATGTCAGAAAAGTAAAGTCGTCGCAGTGCTCGATACTCATGCTCATGTCGATCACGAATCATGCCGGAAAGAATTACTCGGTGCGCTCAGTCAGTTCGCTGCCGATTCAGCCGCAACCGATGATTTGCTTGGTTGGCCACAAAACGCTGACGGCGAATGTTTGCTCGGCGACGGAACAACGGCTCAGTGGATGCGACTTTCGGATGAATTGGTGATTGCCAAAACCGATTTGCCGGGGCACACGATGATTGGAGTCGCATATTTCGTGGGGACGCTCGATGGTGAGCGACTGCCGGCGGCAAACATCAAGTTTGCTTTCACCGGTGACATGATTCTGATGGGCGGAATCGGACGCACTGATTTCCCTTGTAGTTCCGCGGACAGGATGCACGAATCGCTGCAGCGTTTGCCAATGCTGATTGGAAACCAGACTCTGATCTGTCCGACTCACGACTACCACAATGAGTTCGCGACGACGCTCGACGCAGAAATTGCAGAGAACGATTTTCTACGTTCGATCGTTGATCCGGTTTCGCCAATGTCGCTGACAGACTTCAAGGACGCCAAGCCTGGAATTGACGCGGGGATTGCGGATGAAAGCAATTCGGAACTGGTTTGCGGTTTGATTCGCAGGGACAACGATAGTTCGAATTCGTTGCTGTTGGATCAAGCTGGCTTGCGAACGATCCTGGAATCTGACTCAGAGGCTTTGATCATCGATGTTCGCGAGCCGCACGAGTTTGCGTTTGAGCAAAGTTGGAGCGAGCTTGGTTTTCGGGAAGTGCCGCGCAATGTTCCCCTCACCAGGTTGAGCGACTTTCTGCCGGAGCTCATGAAAACCGTTGGCAATTCGGATCAGAAAGTTCTGTTTCTGTGTCGCAGCGGAAAGCGTAGCGGCAAAGCCGCGGAAGTCGCGAGGCGATTGGGCGTGGCGAATGCGTTGAGCATCGTGGGCGGTTTGGCGCTCAATACGATGCACTGTTCCTCTTCGGCTAAACCTGACATGGAATACATGATCTAG
- the recA gene encoding recombinase RecA — translation MAKTKTPAKTPAKKDKATKKKAEVAAVDKIYEENETLRTAVQQIEAQFGTGSIMTLNGDNVKKIRGVSTGSLSLDMALGGSGLPCGRIIEVYGPESSGKTTLALHAVAQAQKKGGIAAIVDAEHAFDPTWAKKLGVSLDTLLVSQPSSGEEAMQIVEMLVKSNAVDVIIVDSVAALVPKKELEGEIGDSHVGLQARLMSQSMRKLTGAIARSKTCTIFINQIREKIGVMFGSPETTPGGRALKFYSSVRIDVRRIGALKDGDVQVGQRVKAKIVKNKVAPPFRIAEFDMMHDCGISYEGDVLDLGKAHKIVQQSGAWFKYGGTHIGQGKEKARNFLKENPDVCEEIRAKIMEAGGYTEDFASFSEEEAETKA, via the coding sequence ATGGCAAAAACGAAAACCCCGGCGAAGACCCCGGCGAAGAAAGATAAGGCGACCAAGAAGAAAGCTGAAGTTGCTGCGGTCGATAAAATCTACGAAGAAAACGAAACGCTCCGCACAGCCGTGCAACAGATCGAAGCCCAGTTCGGAACCGGCTCGATCATGACGCTCAACGGCGACAACGTCAAAAAGATCCGTGGCGTTTCAACAGGCTCGTTGTCACTCGACATGGCCCTCGGCGGAAGCGGACTGCCTTGCGGACGGATCATCGAAGTCTACGGTCCGGAATCAAGTGGTAAGACAACGCTGGCTCTGCACGCCGTTGCTCAGGCTCAAAAGAAAGGTGGTATCGCGGCGATCGTCGACGCGGAACACGCTTTCGATCCAACCTGGGCGAAGAAGCTTGGCGTGTCGCTCGATACGCTGCTCGTTTCACAACCCAGCAGCGGTGAAGAGGCGATGCAAATCGTGGAGATGCTGGTCAAGTCCAACGCTGTCGACGTGATCATCGTTGACTCCGTTGCGGCTCTGGTTCCCAAGAAAGAACTCGAAGGCGAAATCGGTGACTCGCACGTCGGGCTTCAGGCTCGTCTGATGAGCCAGTCGATGCGAAAGCTGACCGGTGCGATTGCTCGCAGCAAAACTTGTACGATCTTCATCAACCAGATCCGTGAAAAGATCGGCGTTATGTTCGGCAGCCCGGAAACGACTCCCGGTGGTCGCGCGTTGAAGTTCTACTCTTCGGTTCGTATCGACGTCCGTCGCATTGGTGCATTGAAAGACGGCGACGTGCAGGTGGGCCAGCGAGTCAAAGCAAAAATTGTCAAGAACAAAGTTGCTCCTCCGTTTCGCATCGCCGAGTTCGACATGATGCACGACTGCGGAATCAGTTACGAAGGCGACGTGCTGGATTTGGGCAAGGCTCACAAGATCGTTCAACAAAGCGGTGCCTGGTTCAAATACGGCGGCACGCACATCGGTCAGGGCAAAGAGAAAGCTCGTAACTTCCTCAAAGAAAACCCGGATGTTTGCGAAGAGATCAGAGCGAAAATCATGGAAGCCGGCGGCTACACCGAAGACTTCGCATCGTTCTCTGAAGAGGAAGCAGAAACCAAAGCATAG
- a CDS encoding PEP-CTERM sorting domain-containing protein — protein sequence MKKRPFLIGLMSVSLFVGAAEIATADISLAVDGVAVTEDFNSFTGTGFSPTPSAGQLDSNTYRVTGLSDGDGSFGGTHDSGDFARGTATGAVSTGGIYSFEVAPGDFAAGVQPTGSDFNSGAVTIRLSNDTGVDLNYLDVQADAFFFNDADRSTRWTFEASLLDFDAFYVPFFSIDSEETADIAPEWQLQSVGGLFELPVSIANGQQVFIRITGEDLAGSGSRDQFALNEFSVTGFNAVPEPGSGMFILAGAVLLGLARRRAC from the coding sequence GTGAAAAAGCGTCCTTTTTTGATCGGGCTCATGTCCGTTTCTCTATTCGTCGGTGCTGCCGAAATTGCGACCGCAGACATCAGCCTGGCCGTTGACGGCGTCGCTGTGACGGAAGACTTTAACAGTTTCACAGGGACTGGTTTCTCGCCCACGCCTTCCGCAGGCCAACTGGATTCCAACACATATCGTGTGACAGGTTTGAGCGATGGCGACGGAAGTTTCGGCGGCACACACGATAGTGGTGACTTCGCCAGAGGAACTGCTACCGGAGCCGTTTCGACCGGAGGGATTTACTCCTTCGAAGTCGCGCCCGGAGACTTTGCTGCCGGAGTCCAGCCGACAGGAAGTGACTTCAATTCTGGCGCCGTGACGATTCGGTTGTCAAACGACACTGGGGTTGATCTCAACTATCTCGACGTTCAAGCGGACGCTTTCTTTTTCAACGACGCCGACCGTTCCACTCGGTGGACGTTCGAAGCATCGCTGTTGGATTTTGATGCGTTCTACGTTCCTTTCTTCAGCATCGATTCTGAAGAAACAGCAGACATTGCCCCAGAGTGGCAGCTACAGTCAGTCGGAGGACTTTTCGAGCTTCCGGTATCGATCGCTAACGGCCAACAGGTATTCATCCGTATCACTGGCGAAGATCTGGCAGGTTCGGGCTCCCGCGACCAGTTTGCCTTAAACGAATTCTCCGTTACCGGTTTCAACGCAGTGCCAGAACCGGGGTCGGGGATGTTCATCCTCGCAGGCGCCGTGTTGTTGGGGCTTGCAAGACGCCGTGCATGCTGA